TGCAAGTTCCATTTTCAAAACTCCTTAACAAATTGACCTAAGTGGAGAACAGGCTTATTATATGTATTTGCTAACTCTCTTACAATCTGTATCCCATCATTATCTGTTGTAAATATAACACAGGTACTAGGTCCTGCAGATTTTATTAACAAATCTTCACTTACATTTTTTAAAAACTTCGGAATTAAATTTGACCTGTTAGCCAAAACTTTTGCTTCAGCCCTTATCCCTTTTGATCCAACTGGAATAATTTCCTTAACTTCAGAGATTTTACTTAACTCATTAACACTAGGTAAATCAGCTAGATCTTCATCTTGTAAATTGACTTCATTACCTACTTTAGGGATGCCAAGTAAATAAAAATTCATTCCTTCATACCCCAAACCCAATTCAGGATATTTTTTTATAGTACCCAAAGCGGTTACACCAGCTGCAGTTTCTTCTGTTAAGATATTATATTCAAAACTTCCTGTTAGAGAAGTGTTAGGATCTAAATCTATAGTCTTTAGTTCTCTTTTTATCCCTGTGATAATTTTATTGCCTGTAGGTTCTAACTCATTAGATAAAGTATTTACTACTAACATTGGGTTGATCCTAAGTGCTATTAGCTCCATTAAAGCAACACGACTAAGAACTCTTCCTACCCATTCTGTAGGTACCTTTACTTTATCTAACTTTTTCTCACCAATTGCT
The DNA window shown above is from Natranaerobius trueperi and carries:
- a CDS encoding alpha-ribazole kinase, whose amino-acid sequence is MITEVGDVKLIELTKEYLAVSCDSLGAIGEKKLDKVKVPTEWVGRVLSRVALMELIALRINPMLVVNTLSNELEPTGNKIITGIKRELKTIDLDPNTSLTGSFEYNILTEETAAGVTALGTIKKYPELGLGYEGMNFYLLGIPKVGNEVNLQDEDLADLPSVNELSKISEVKEIIPVGSKGIRAEAKVLANRSNLIPKFLKNVSEDLLIKSAGPSTCVIFTTDNDGIQIVRELANTYNKPVLHLGQFVKEF